A single window of Hyla sarda isolate aHylSar1 chromosome 2, aHylSar1.hap1, whole genome shotgun sequence DNA harbors:
- the LOC130357363 gene encoding DNA damage-regulated autophagy modulator protein 1-like has translation MEIQGLGFLPLLWVTWNLLGLSTVVTLTIALGHNRQPFISDTAVGHPEWIIYKVVFFGAPIIGVAVAYLQYRFMFLRSEPSAKHFRIYQKILFTLGCIVCIGTALNGVFTMGNNPTIHRISSGMAFFCGAIYNMCQAGFLYKRSYSSRILCHIRLASTLVTSVVLLLFSAGQVSFYMELCTGHCEAIIYVPVLVAEYLGFCGVTLYQVTSYTDFQHLSLKISRNDINVSLRTKIPDPEQNPPVE, from the coding sequence ATGGAGATCCAGGGATTAGGGTTCTTGCCTCTCCTTTGGGTCACATGGAACCTTTTGGGCCTCAGCACTGTTGTCACCTTGACCATCGCCCTAGGACATAACAGACAGCCGTTTATCAGTGACACGGCTGTAGGACATCCTGAGTGGATAATATATAAGGTTGTGTTCTTTGGTGCACCCATCATAGGAGTTGCCGTCGCCTACCTGCAGTACCGATTTATGTTCCTGCGCTCTGAACCATCTGCAAAGCATTTTAGGATTTACCAGAAGATCTTGTTTACCTTAGGATGCATCGTGTGCATAGGAACAGCCCTGAATGGCGTATTTACTATGGGGAACAATCCTACAATACACAGGATCAGCTCAggtatggcatttttttgtggAGCCATATATAATATGTGCCAAGCTGGATTCCTATACAAAAGGTCCTACAGCAGCCGGATTCTTTGCCATATAAGGCTGGCCTCCACCTTAGTGACTTCTGTGGTACTGCTGCTCTTCAGTGCTGGTCAGGTCTCCTTCTATATGGAGCTGTGCACCGGACACTGCGAGGCGATTATCTATGTCCCCGTCTTGGTGGCTGAATACCTGGGATTTTGCGGCGTCACGTTATACCAAGTGACCAGCTACACAGATTTTCAGCATCTGTCATTGAAGATTTCCAGAAATGACATTAACGTCAGCCTGAGGACCAAGATACCGGACCCGGAACAGAACCCTCCTGTGGAATAG
- the LOC130357364 gene encoding DNA damage-regulated autophagy modulator protein 1-like, which yields MEIQGLGFLPLLWVTWNLLGLSTVVTLTIALGHNRQPFISDTAVGHPEWIIYKVVFFGAPIIGVAVAYLQYRFMFLRSEPSAKHFRIYQKILFTLGCIVCIGTALNGVFTMGNNPTIHRISSGMAFFCGAIYNMCQAGFLYKRSYSSRILCHIRLASTLVTSVVLLLFSAGQVSFYMELCTGHCEAIIYVPVLVAEYLGFCGVTLYQVTSYTDFQHLSLKISRNDINVSLRTKIPDPEQNPPVE from the coding sequence ATGGAGATCCAGGGATTAGGGTTCTTGCCTCTCCTTTGGGTCACATGGAACCTTTTGGGCCTCAGCACTGTTGTCACCTTGACCATCGCCCTAGGACATAACAGACAGCCGTTTATCAGTGACACGGCTGTAGGACATCCTGAGTGGATAATATATAAGGTTGTGTTCTTTGGTGCACCCATCATAGGAGTTGCCGTCGCCTACCTGCAGTACCGATTTATGTTCCTGCGCTCTGAACCATCTGCGAAGCATTTTAGGATTTACCAGAAGATCTTGTTTACCTTAGGATGCATCGTGTGCATAGGAACAGCCCTGAATGGCGTATTTACTATGGGGAACAATCCTACAATACACAGGATCAGCTCAggtatggcatttttttgtggAGCCATATATAATATGTGCCAAGCTGGATTCCTATACAAAAGGTCCTACAGCAGCCGGATTCTTTGCCATATAAGGCTGGCCTCCACCTTAGTGACTTCTGTGGTACTGCTGCTCTTCAGTGCTGGTCAGGTCTCCTTCTATATGGAGCTGTGCACCGGACACTGCGAGGCGATTATCTATGTCCCCGTCTTGGTGGCTGAATACCTGGGATTTTGCGGCGTCACGTTATACCAAGTGACCAGCTACACAGATTTTCAGCATCTGTCATTGAAGATTTCCAGAAATGACATTAACGTCAGCCTGAGGACCAAGATACCGGACCCGGAACAGAACCCTCCTGTGGAATAG